CGACGAACGCGGGCATGGTGATGGACAGCGGCCCGTGGTTCTTCGAGAAGCTGGGTGGCGGCTGGCGTTACACGCCGTCAGAAGACGGCAGCGGGACCTACGCCGTGTGGAAGTACAACTTCACCTGCAGGCCGAGATGGCTGGCGCCGATCGCCGAGTGGATCGGCGTGCTCGTGCTCGGTCATGAGATCCGCAGCCGCATCTCCGGGTTCGCGCGCGGATGCGACGACCCGGTCGTGTTGGCCGCAGCACGAAGAGGATGACATCGCCCGCGTGAGGCGCTGCTGCCCTGCTCGGGCAGAGTAGCGTCCCTCGGCGGTGCCGGTGGCGTTGCCCGACGCGCTGATCCGGATGCGCGGAAGGCCCCGAGTCCTCTGCGGAGGAGTTCGGAGCCTTCTAGGTGTGCGGTGAGGTCGGTGCGGGGCTCAGCGGCCCTGGAATCCGCCGCCCTGTGCACGACGTGATCCACGCGTGTCGACACGCTGGCCGACCTGCAGGCCACGGGAGCGCTCGCCCTGGCCGGAGCGTCCGCCTTCGCCGGAGCCCTGAGCTGCGGACTGTCCCTGGCCCTGAGGGCGACGACGACGGGCAGGCGAGCCGGACGCAGGACCGCCGCGTTGCTGAGGCTGACGCGGCTTCCTCGGCTGCTGTTGCTGCTGCGGCTGCACAGGTGCCGGACGCACGTGCGCTGCACGCTCGCCGACGAGATCGTTCACGATGTTCGCATTGACATCTTCGAGGGCGGCAGCGATCTGCGCCTTGCGGAGGAGATCCTTCACATCGCGGCGCTGCTCGGGCAGCACGACGGTGACGACGGTGCCCGCGGCGCCTGCGCGCGCGGTACGTCCGGAGCGGTGCAGGTACGCCTTGTGCTCCATGGGCGGGTCGACGTGCACGACGAGGTCGACGTTGTCGACGTGCACGCCGCGTGCGGCGACGTCGGTGGCGACGAGTACGCGTACGCCGCCGTCAGCGGGATCGGACGAGAACGCGCTCAGGTTGCGCTCGCGCGCGTTCTGCGAGAGGTTGCCGTGCAGGTCGACAGCGGGGATGCCCGAGGCGGTGAGCTGCTTGGCGAGCTTCTTCGCCTGGTGCTTGGTGCGGGTGAAGAGGATACGGCGGCCGGTACCGGATGCGAGGTCGCGGACGAGGCCGGTCTTGTGCTCGGTGGAGGTCGTGACCAGCACGCGGTGCGTCATCTCGCCGACCGGCACACTGGCCTCATCGACCTCGTGGCTGATCGGGTTCGAGAGGAAGCGACGGGCGAGCGAATCGATGCCGCGGTCGAGCGTCGCGCTGAACAGCAGACGCTGGCCGCCGGCGGGCGTCGCCGTGAGAATGCGTGTGACGCCGGGGAGGAACCCGAGGTCGGCCATGTGGTCAGCCTCATCGAGGACGGCGACCTCGACGGAATCGAGGTGCACGACCTTCTGCTTCATGAGGTCTTCGAGCCGGCCAGGGCACGCGACGACGATGTCGACGCCGCTGCGCAGCGCCTGCTCCTGCGGACGCTGGCTGACGCCGCCGAACACGGTGGTGACGCGCAGGCCGACGGCTGCGGCGAGAGGTGCGACGACCGCGGCGATCTGCGTGGCCAGCTCGCGGGTAGGTGCGAGGATGAGGCCGCGCGGGTGGCCAGGGCGGCTCTTGCGGCCCGAATCCGTCAGGCGTGCGACGAGCGGGATGGCGAAGGCGATGGTCTTGCCGCTGCCGGTGCGGCCACGACCGAGCAGGTCTCGTCCTGCGAGTGAGTCGGGAAGCGTATCGCGCTGAATGGCGAATGCCTCGGTCTTGCCTTCGGCAGCAAGGACAGAGGCGAGGGGCGCAGGCACGCCGAGTTCGAGAAAGGTAGGCATAGAAGTACTCCGTGAGCACGCGTCAGCGCGCTTGATTCGTGTGGTGGGCGACCGCGCACAGGAAGTGCGCAGAGGTTCGCCGTTCGAAACGCCAACTGGTGGAGGAGCTGTTGAGCTCGCTACGGTCTTGACAGACCCCGTGACGACGACGCAGTTGCCTCAGATGGATCTGGACAACTGTTCAAGCATACCAGGGGTTGCATGCGTCAGGCTGCATGCGAGGCTCTCGTGTCGCGCGCCAGCATTTCGTTGGATTGTTAGTCCGCTCGTGTCTTCTCGCCAGCACGACGAAGGCGCCCCACCACCAGGCGGGGCACCTTCGTCAAAAGCCGATCACTCTGCGCTCGCAGTGGCAGCGGTTGTGGCCGGCTCCTTCTTCTTGTTCAACCCCAGCTCGTTGAGAAGCAGGTTGAGCACGAACGCGGCGATGCCTCCAGCGGCGATGCTGCTCGACAGCACTGGCTGCAGGAACTCAGGGAAGCCGTCGTAGAACGTCGGGACGCCAACCGGGATCATGGCGAACGCGAATGCGATTCCGACGATGAACATGTTGCGGGTAACTGCCGAGGTCAGCGGTTGCCAGCATCCTCACTCCCACGGCCGCGATGGTACCGAACATCACGACAGTGATGCCGCCGAGCACAGGCTTGGGGAGGCCCGCAGCGATCTGCCCCAGCGGTGCAATGAATCCGAACAGGATCAGGAAGACTCCCGCCAGCGCGACCACCCAGCGTGAGTACACCCTCGTCACCTGCGCCAGTCCGACGTTGTTCGCGAACGCGGTCAGCGAGAACGGCGATAGCAGCGCGCCGAGCGCTGTGCCGAACCCATCCGCAAGCAATGCCCGCGAGACCTGCTTCGGTCCCGTCTTGCGACCCACGATCTGGCCGATCGCGAGCACATCTCCGGTCGATTCGACGAGACACACGAACTGCACGATGAGGATCGGAATGATCGCGCCGAGGATGAACTCGGGCGGGCCGAACATGAGCGGCTGCGGCACCTGCATCAGAGGCACCTCGGCGGCGGAGGAGAAATCCACGCGACCCAAGAACGCGGCGATGACGGTGCCGATGACGAGTGCGATAAGGATCGACAGTTGCTTCCACAAACCCCGACCCATCCGGTCGATGATGAGCACCAGTGCGATGGCGATGATTGCCAGCACATAGCCGATCGGAGAGGCGAAATCGGGATCGTCCGCTTGCCCTGTGATCAGCCCCGCCGACTTCGGCATCAGCGAGATGCCGATGATCGCGATCACGGTGCCGGTGACGACCGGCGGGAAGAAGCGCAGCAGCTTCGCGAAGAA
The DNA window shown above is from Microbacterium murale and carries:
- a CDS encoding nucleobase:cation symporter-2 family protein codes for the protein MRKTRSTKAASGRQVDEVDELPPVARMIPFALQHVLICYGGLITTPLVVGLALGLTNAEIAALVAANLTVAGFATILQTVGIWKVGVRYPLLMGASFTSIGPAIMIGEAYGLPALYGATMIAGVVTVIVAPFFAKLLRFFPPVVTGTVIAIIGISLMPKSAGLITGQADDPDFASPIGYVLAIIAIALVLIIDRMGRGLWKQLSILIALVIGTVIAAFLGRVDFSSAAEVPLMQVPQPLMFGPPEFILGAIIPILIVQFVCLVESTGDVLAIGQIVGRKTGPKQVSRALLADGFGTALGALLSPFSLTAFANNVGLAQVTRVYSRWVVALAGVFLILFGFIAPLGQIAAGLPKPVLGGITVVMFGTIAAVGVRMLATADLGSYPQHVHRRNRIRVRHDPGWRPDVLRRLP
- a CDS encoding SRPBCC family protein, whose protein sequence is MPVVTAEVFVPVDMATAFAVSQLTGPVRRRWDPFISDQHFLDGAEAPAKGVRTYTRQRMGFSMISHYVSYAPPTNAGMVMDSGPWFFEKLGGGWRYTPSEDGSGTYAVWKYNFTCRPRWLAPIAEWIGVLVLGHEIRSRISGFARGCDDPVVLAAARRG
- a CDS encoding DEAD/DEAH box helicase is translated as MPTFLELGVPAPLASVLAAEGKTEAFAIQRDTLPDSLAGRDLLGRGRTGSGKTIAFAIPLVARLTDSGRKSRPGHPRGLILAPTRELATQIAAVVAPLAAAVGLRVTTVFGGVSQRPQEQALRSGVDIVVACPGRLEDLMKQKVVHLDSVEVAVLDEADHMADLGFLPGVTRILTATPAGGQRLLFSATLDRGIDSLARRFLSNPISHEVDEASVPVGEMTHRVLVTTSTEHKTGLVRDLASGTGRRILFTRTKHQAKKLAKQLTASGIPAVDLHGNLSQNARERNLSAFSSDPADGGVRVLVATDVAARGVHVDNVDLVVHVDPPMEHKAYLHRSGRTARAGAAGTVVTVVLPEQRRDVKDLLRKAQIAAALEDVNANIVNDLVGERAAHVRPAPVQPQQQQQPRKPRQPQQRGGPASGSPARRRRPQGQGQSAAQGSGEGGRSGQGERSRGLQVGQRVDTRGSRRAQGGGFQGR